A genomic stretch from Microbacterium proteolyticum includes:
- a CDS encoding amino acid ABC transporter ATP-binding protein has translation MASVPPSSEPLVVVSDVQKHYGQFQALKDIDLSVDRGEVVVVIGPSGSGKSTLCRTINRLETITSGSITIDGKELPKEGKGLAELRADVGMVFQSFNLFAHLTILENVTLGPIKVRKMKKADAEKEARALLDRVGVGHQADKLPAQLSGGQQQRVAIARALAMKPKVMLFDEPTSALDPEMINEVLDVMVGLAADGMTMIVVTHEMGFARKAANRVVFMADGQIVEQAAPEQFFTAPKSDRAKDFLSKLITH, from the coding sequence ATGGCATCCGTTCCCCCGAGCTCCGAGCCTCTGGTCGTCGTCTCCGACGTCCAGAAGCACTACGGACAGTTCCAGGCACTGAAAGACATCGACCTCTCCGTGGACCGCGGTGAGGTCGTCGTGGTGATCGGGCCGTCGGGGTCGGGCAAGTCGACGCTGTGCCGCACGATCAACCGCCTCGAGACCATCACCAGCGGCTCGATCACCATCGACGGCAAGGAGCTTCCCAAAGAGGGGAAGGGTCTGGCCGAGTTGCGTGCCGACGTGGGAATGGTCTTCCAGTCGTTCAACCTCTTCGCCCACCTGACGATCCTCGAGAACGTCACGCTCGGGCCCATCAAGGTCCGCAAGATGAAGAAGGCGGATGCCGAGAAGGAGGCGCGCGCGCTCCTGGACCGCGTGGGCGTGGGGCACCAGGCCGACAAGCTGCCGGCGCAGCTCTCGGGCGGCCAGCAGCAGCGCGTCGCCATTGCCCGAGCCCTCGCGATGAAGCCGAAGGTCATGCTCTTCGACGAGCCCACCTCCGCGCTCGACCCCGAGATGATCAACGAGGTCCTCGACGTGATGGTGGGCCTCGCCGCCGACGGCATGACGATGATCGTCGTCACCCACGAGATGGGCTTCGCCCGCAAGGCGGCGAACCGCGTGGTCTTCATGGCCGACGGGCAGATCGTGGAGCAGGCGGCGCCCGAGCAGTTCTTCACGGCCCCGAAGTCCGATCGGGCCAAGGACTTCCTCTCCAAGCTCATCACGCACTGA
- the rplT gene encoding 50S ribosomal protein L20 — translation MARVKRAVNAHKKRRVILERASGYRGQRSRLYRKAKEQVTHSLVYAYRDRRKRKGDFRRLWIQRINAASRQNGLTYNRFIQGLGLAGVQVDRRMLAELAVNEPAVFASLVQTAKAALPSDVNAPKSA, via the coding sequence ATGGCTAGAGTCAAGCGGGCAGTAAACGCCCACAAGAAGCGTCGCGTCATCCTCGAGCGCGCCTCCGGTTACCGCGGTCAGCGTTCGCGCCTGTACCGCAAGGCCAAGGAGCAGGTCACCCACTCCCTCGTCTACGCGTACCGCGACCGTCGCAAGCGCAAGGGCGACTTCCGTCGTCTGTGGATCCAGCGCATCAACGCTGCGTCCCGCCAGAACGGCCTCACCTACAACCGCTTCATCCAGGGCCTCGGCCTCGCGGGTGTGCAGGTCGACCGTCGCATGCTCGCCGAGCTCGCCGTGAACGAGCCCGCCGTGTTCGCCTCGCTCGTGCAGACCGCGAAGGCGGCGCTGCCCAGCGACGTCAACGCTCCGAAGTCCGCGTAA
- a CDS encoding SseB family protein encodes MSPDTDGSSPDAGDPGSEGGQGLAGHGSHGIGADSAGVPWEGRSFASNPHSGDDGSADPALLAALLAFRAGEGDARAVVDAYRDARLLIPLVAEKGDHGIGAHGLEVDKTQELSIVTVAAPDGRKVLPVFTSVTALQTWDAAARPVPADGRRTALAAASEDTELIVIDPASETEFVIRRPAVWAIAQGEPWEPAHTSPTIFTGLHESIAGELAVLDLAVEPGDPTGRLRGPELIVHLQLMAGLEQEELDAVLARIARRWAADDRIAVLVDSLTVKLHRGATA; translated from the coding sequence ATGTCGCCGGACACTGACGGCTCTTCCCCCGACGCCGGCGATCCGGGGTCCGAGGGCGGGCAGGGGCTCGCCGGACACGGGTCCCACGGCATCGGCGCCGATTCCGCCGGCGTCCCGTGGGAGGGGCGGAGCTTCGCATCGAACCCTCACTCGGGTGACGACGGGTCCGCCGATCCGGCCCTGCTCGCCGCTCTCCTCGCCTTCCGTGCCGGAGAGGGCGACGCACGCGCCGTCGTCGATGCCTATCGCGACGCGCGCCTGTTGATCCCGCTCGTCGCCGAGAAGGGCGATCACGGCATCGGGGCACACGGACTCGAGGTCGACAAGACGCAGGAGCTGTCGATCGTCACGGTCGCCGCACCCGACGGGCGGAAGGTCCTGCCGGTCTTCACGTCGGTCACGGCGCTGCAGACCTGGGACGCCGCCGCGCGCCCCGTTCCGGCCGACGGGCGGCGAACGGCCCTCGCCGCGGCATCCGAGGACACCGAGCTCATCGTCATCGACCCCGCGTCCGAGACCGAGTTCGTGATCCGTCGCCCCGCGGTGTGGGCGATCGCGCAGGGCGAGCCCTGGGAGCCGGCGCACACGTCACCGACGATCTTCACGGGCCTGCACGAGAGCATCGCCGGCGAGCTCGCCGTCCTCGACCTCGCGGTCGAACCGGGCGACCCGACGGGGCGTCTGCGCGGCCCTGAGCTCATCGTGCACCTGCAGCTGATGGCGGGTCTCGAGCAGGAGGAGTTGGATGCCGTGCTCGCGCGCATCGCCCGGCGCTGGGCGGCCGACGACCGCATCGCCGTCCTCGTGGACTCGCTCACCGTGAAGCTGCATCGCGGCGCCACCGCCTGA
- a CDS encoding DUF1844 domain-containing protein, protein MDTIPSDQPADDHSAHRHGGEDERLARWEEQERAASAATRDIADVPAVEVITTAAVHLMSAAAVKTGLADDPAHQLDLDEARKLINALAGLITAGAPEISDMHARSLRDGLRSLQLAFREASTIQDPIGKGPGEKWTGPVT, encoded by the coding sequence GTGGACACGATCCCCTCCGACCAGCCCGCCGACGACCACTCCGCTCACCGCCACGGAGGCGAAGACGAACGGCTCGCGCGCTGGGAAGAGCAGGAGCGCGCGGCCTCCGCCGCCACCCGCGACATCGCCGACGTGCCGGCGGTCGAGGTCATCACCACCGCGGCCGTGCACCTCATGAGCGCCGCCGCCGTCAAGACCGGTCTCGCCGACGACCCCGCCCACCAGCTCGACCTCGACGAAGCACGCAAGCTCATCAACGCCCTCGCCGGACTCATCACCGCCGGCGCCCCCGAGATCAGCGACATGCACGCCCGGTCGCTCCGCGACGGATTGCGATCGCTGCAGCTCGCGTTCCGCGAAGCCTCGACGATCCAGGACCCGATCGGCAAGGGTCCGGGCGAGAAGTGGACGGGGCCCGTCACGTAA
- the rpmI gene encoding 50S ribosomal protein L35 produces MPKQKTHSGAKKRFKLTGSGKLMKQQAGMRHNLEGKASKRTRRLNQEQVLAKGDSKVAKKLLGL; encoded by the coding sequence ATGCCGAAGCAGAAGACCCACTCGGGCGCCAAGAAGCGCTTCAAGCTCACCGGTAGCGGCAAGCTCATGAAGCAGCAGGCCGGCATGCGCCACAACCTCGAAGGCAAGGCCTCGAAGCGCACCCGCCGCCTGAACCAGGAGCAGGTCCTGGCCAAGGGCGACTCGAAGGTCGCCAAGAAGCTCCTCGGTCTCTGA
- the hisH gene encoding imidazole glycerol phosphate synthase subunit HisH, translating into MTGKPTVAVLDYGSGNVHSAVKALIEAGADARLTSDRALLLDADGLLVPGVGAFRAVMDSLNDSRGGEIIDRRLAGGRPVLGICVGMQVMFERGIERGADTEGLGEWPGTVAELQAPVLPHMGWNTVTVGEGSRLFEGIENERFYFVHSYGAQEWSLDVTPPFPQPSVTWCTYGAPFIAAVENGPLAATQFHPEKSGEAGIRLLSNWIDGLRATTV; encoded by the coding sequence GTGACCGGCAAGCCGACCGTCGCCGTCCTCGACTACGGGTCGGGCAACGTCCACTCCGCGGTGAAGGCGCTCATCGAGGCCGGTGCCGACGCGCGCCTCACCTCGGACCGCGCGCTGCTGCTCGACGCGGACGGGCTGCTGGTCCCGGGCGTCGGCGCTTTCCGCGCCGTCATGGACTCCCTCAACGACAGCCGCGGTGGAGAGATCATCGACCGCCGGCTCGCCGGCGGCCGACCGGTTCTCGGGATCTGCGTCGGCATGCAGGTCATGTTCGAGCGCGGCATCGAACGCGGCGCCGACACGGAGGGCCTGGGCGAGTGGCCGGGAACAGTGGCTGAGCTCCAGGCCCCGGTCCTGCCGCACATGGGATGGAACACCGTTACCGTCGGCGAGGGCTCTCGCCTGTTCGAGGGCATCGAGAACGAACGCTTCTACTTCGTGCACTCCTACGGTGCCCAGGAATGGTCCCTGGACGTCACGCCCCCGTTCCCTCAGCCGTCCGTGACGTGGTGCACCTACGGTGCGCCCTTCATCGCGGCGGTCGAGAACGGGCCGCTCGCGGCGACGCAGTTCCACCCCGAGAAGTCGGGCGAAGCCGGCATCCGTCTGCTGTCCAATTGGATCGACGGGCTGCGCGCGACTACTGTGTGA
- a CDS encoding glycosyltransferase, protein MVTFLLASNPIHGHVGPIVQVAAHLVREGHRVTVLTGTRFREQVASVGAHFRALGGVADYDDRRPDLYLPERVNYSGVRRAQYDIRTIFIETIPDQYAAVAEAIAQVRPDAVLVDSAFGGVLPLLDRDAARPPILALGVTPLSQSSRVLGPYGLALPPTRGVLDRARYAALNLVARRVVFRPTQKAAVHALARCGVGPRGFVMDLSRRLDRFLQTGPVGLEYPRPDLSPDTYFVGVLPQTSSAAPLPAWWGDLDAARPVVHVTQGTIDNHDYGRLVRPALAALADRDVTVVVSAGGRAVRELGPLPDNARAADYLPYDALLPRTDVFVTNGGYGGVQAALAAGVPVVVAGDTEDKPEVAARVAWSGAGVDLRTGTPDPAAISRAVDAVLSDPSYRSAARRLAADAAEHDALAEITHHLLTTRGA, encoded by the coding sequence GTGGTGACCTTCCTCCTGGCCTCCAACCCGATCCACGGGCATGTCGGCCCGATCGTGCAGGTCGCCGCACACCTCGTTCGCGAGGGGCACCGCGTCACGGTGCTCACCGGTACGCGGTTCCGTGAGCAGGTGGCATCCGTCGGTGCGCACTTCCGCGCGCTCGGGGGAGTGGCGGACTACGACGACAGGCGTCCCGACCTGTATCTCCCGGAGCGGGTGAACTATTCGGGTGTGCGGCGGGCGCAATACGACATCCGCACGATCTTCATCGAGACCATCCCCGACCAGTACGCCGCGGTGGCGGAGGCGATCGCACAGGTCCGCCCCGACGCGGTGCTCGTCGACAGCGCGTTCGGCGGCGTCCTTCCTCTCCTGGATCGGGATGCCGCCCGCCCGCCGATCCTCGCGCTCGGCGTCACGCCGCTGTCGCAGTCGTCGCGCGTGCTGGGGCCCTACGGCCTGGCGCTGCCCCCGACCCGCGGGGTGCTGGATCGGGCGCGGTACGCCGCACTGAATCTCGTCGCGCGCCGCGTCGTCTTCCGTCCGACCCAGAAGGCGGCCGTCCACGCGCTCGCGCGCTGCGGCGTCGGGCCCCGCGGGTTCGTCATGGACCTCTCGCGGCGATTAGATCGCTTCCTGCAGACGGGTCCGGTAGGACTCGAGTACCCGCGCCCCGACCTCTCACCCGACACGTACTTCGTCGGCGTGCTGCCGCAGACGTCTTCCGCCGCGCCGCTCCCGGCGTGGTGGGGGGATCTCGACGCGGCGCGACCGGTCGTCCACGTGACTCAGGGCACCATCGACAACCACGACTACGGCCGACTCGTGCGCCCTGCGCTCGCGGCGCTCGCCGACCGTGACGTCACTGTCGTGGTCAGCGCCGGCGGACGGGCGGTGAGGGAGCTCGGACCGCTTCCCGATAATGCCCGGGCGGCGGACTACCTGCCGTACGACGCCCTGCTTCCCCGCACCGATGTGTTCGTCACGAACGGCGGGTACGGGGGCGTGCAGGCGGCTCTCGCGGCCGGTGTGCCGGTGGTCGTGGCCGGGGACACCGAGGACAAGCCCGAGGTGGCCGCGCGCGTGGCCTGGTCGGGTGCGGGCGTCGACCTGCGCACCGGCACGCCGGATCCCGCGGCCATCTCGCGAGCCGTGGATGCCGTGCTCTCCGACCCCTCGTACCGCTCGGCCGCCCGGCGGCTCGCCGCCGACGCCGCCGAACACGACGCCCTCGCCGAGATCACCCACCACCTGCTGACGACCCGCGGGGCGTGA
- the infC gene encoding translation initiation factor IF-3 has product MSDPRTNERIRVPEVRLVGPNGEQVGIVRIEAALRLAQEADLDLVEVAPSSKPPVVKIMDYGKFKYEAAQKAKETRRNQANTVLKEVRFRLKIEAHDYITKLKRAEGFLQAGDKVKAMILFRGREQSRPEQGVRLLRKFAEDVAEFGTVESNPTIDGRNMVMVVAPHKNKSEVKTEQNAQRAANREAARSAARGDSGPEETPTSAPAE; this is encoded by the coding sequence ATCAGCGATCCCCGCACCAACGAGCGCATCCGAGTCCCGGAGGTCCGTCTCGTCGGACCCAACGGCGAGCAGGTCGGCATCGTCCGCATCGAAGCTGCGCTGCGCCTGGCCCAGGAAGCGGACCTCGACCTGGTCGAGGTTGCGCCGAGCTCGAAGCCGCCCGTGGTCAAGATCATGGATTACGGCAAGTTCAAGTACGAGGCCGCTCAGAAGGCCAAGGAAACGCGTCGTAACCAGGCGAACACCGTCCTCAAAGAGGTCCGGTTCCGTCTGAAGATCGAGGCCCACGACTACATCACCAAGCTCAAGCGCGCCGAGGGCTTCCTCCAGGCGGGCGACAAGGTGAAGGCCATGATCCTGTTCCGCGGTCGCGAGCAGTCGCGTCCGGAGCAGGGTGTGCGCCTGCTCCGCAAGTTCGCCGAAGACGTGGCCGAGTTCGGCACCGTCGAGTCGAACCCCACGATCGACGGCCGCAACATGGTGATGGTCGTCGCGCCTCACAAGAACAAGTCCGAGGTCAAGACCGAGCAGAACGCGCAGCGCGCGGCCAACCGCGAGGCAGCGCGCAGCGCCGCTCGTGGCGACTCGGGCCCGGAAGAAACGCCCACCTCGGCCCCCGCCGAGTAA
- the priA gene encoding bifunctional 1-(5-phosphoribosyl)-5-((5-phosphoribosylamino)methylideneamino)imidazole-4-carboxamide isomerase/phosphoribosylanthranilate isomerase PriA, with amino-acid sequence MNDFASTPELVLLPAVDVADGKAVRLTQGEAGTETSYGDPVDAAADFARQGAQWIHLVDLDAAFGRGSNANVMRKVIKQVKGVQVELSGGIRDDRTLEAALESGASRINLGTAALENPEWAADVINRYGEAIAVGLDVRGTTLAARGWTRDGGDLWTVLERLEDAGCSRYVVTDVTKDGTLRGPNIELLREMTQRTPKPIVASGGVSSLDDIAALRDLVPLGVEGAIVGKALYAGQFTLAEALDVAGH; translated from the coding sequence ATGAACGATTTCGCGTCCACGCCCGAACTTGTGCTGCTTCCCGCGGTCGATGTGGCCGACGGCAAGGCCGTCCGCCTGACCCAGGGTGAGGCCGGTACCGAGACCAGCTACGGCGATCCTGTCGACGCCGCGGCCGACTTCGCCCGCCAGGGTGCGCAGTGGATCCACCTCGTGGACCTCGACGCCGCCTTCGGGCGCGGCAGCAACGCGAACGTGATGCGCAAGGTCATCAAGCAGGTCAAGGGTGTGCAGGTCGAGCTGTCCGGCGGCATCCGCGACGACCGCACGCTCGAGGCGGCCCTGGAGAGCGGCGCGAGCCGCATCAACCTCGGCACCGCGGCGCTGGAGAACCCCGAGTGGGCGGCCGACGTCATCAACCGCTACGGCGAGGCCATCGCCGTCGGCCTCGACGTGCGCGGCACGACCCTCGCGGCCCGCGGCTGGACGCGCGACGGCGGCGACCTCTGGACTGTGCTCGAGCGTCTCGAGGACGCCGGATGCAGCCGCTACGTCGTCACCGACGTGACGAAGGACGGCACGCTGCGCGGTCCCAACATCGAGTTGCTGCGCGAGATGACCCAGCGCACCCCCAAGCCCATCGTGGCCTCGGGTGGCGTGTCCAGCCTCGACGACATCGCGGCGCTGCGCGATCTCGTGCCCCTCGGCGTCGAGGGCGCCATCGTCGGAAAGGCGCTGTACGCGGGCCAGTTCACGCTCGCTGAGGCACTGGATGTCGCCGGACACTGA
- a CDS encoding TrmH family RNA methyltransferase: MLENPRSPRVRAVAKLSKRAARVETGLFLLEGPQAAREALAWAPETVLEVYATPTALEKHSDVREAAERAGVDLQYTTEAVLDAMADTVTPQGIVAVARQSPTALKDILAAGPRLVAICEEVRDPGNLGTIIRAADAAGADAVILTGRTVDPYNPKVVRSTTGSLFHVPVAVDLELADVAERVHEAGLRVVAADVQGDDFLASRDLLAEPTAWLFGNEARGLEDEALARADLALRLPIYGRAESLNLATAASVCLYETAFAQRAR; the protein is encoded by the coding sequence GTGCTGGAGAACCCCCGTTCGCCGCGAGTTCGCGCCGTGGCCAAGCTGAGCAAACGTGCCGCCCGTGTCGAGACCGGCCTCTTCCTGCTCGAGGGGCCCCAAGCCGCGCGCGAGGCTCTCGCGTGGGCGCCCGAGACGGTGCTCGAGGTGTATGCCACCCCGACCGCGCTCGAGAAGCACTCCGACGTCCGCGAGGCCGCCGAGCGGGCGGGTGTCGACCTGCAGTACACGACCGAAGCGGTCCTGGATGCCATGGCCGACACGGTCACACCACAGGGGATCGTCGCGGTCGCCCGGCAGTCGCCCACGGCGTTGAAGGACATCCTCGCGGCGGGGCCCCGTCTCGTCGCGATCTGCGAGGAAGTGCGCGACCCGGGCAACCTCGGCACGATCATCCGTGCCGCCGACGCCGCGGGCGCGGATGCCGTCATCCTCACCGGACGCACCGTCGACCCCTACAACCCGAAGGTCGTGCGCTCGACCACGGGGTCGCTGTTCCACGTGCCCGTCGCCGTCGATCTCGAACTCGCCGACGTGGCGGAGCGCGTCCACGAAGCGGGTCTGCGCGTCGTCGCCGCAGACGTGCAGGGCGATGACTTCCTGGCATCCCGGGATCTTCTCGCCGAGCCCACCGCGTGGCTGTTCGGCAACGAGGCCCGCGGTCTCGAGGACGAGGCGCTCGCACGGGCCGACCTGGCGCTGCGCCTCCCCATCTACGGGCGCGCCGAGTCGCTGAACCTCGCCACGGCGGCCAGCGTCTGCCTCTACGAGACGGCGTTCGCCCAGCGCGCGCGCTGA